One segment of Triticum aestivum cultivar Chinese Spring chromosome 2A, IWGSC CS RefSeq v2.1, whole genome shotgun sequence DNA contains the following:
- the LOC123187001 gene encoding syn-copalyl diphosphate synthase-like, with product MQQMIDAIRMELELLGEGETSTNISAYDTAFVALVKNLEGGDGPQFPSCIDWIVQNQLPDGSWGDPAFFMVQDRMISTLACVVAVKSWKIDNANLCDRGVSFIQENMSRLVEEEQDWMPSGFEINFPALLDMAKDLNLDIPYNHPVLEEIYAKRNLKLSKIPLELLHATPTTLLFSLEGMTDLQLDWEKLLKLQCPDGSFHSSPAATAAALNHTGDKGCLAFLERLVKKFDGGVPCTHAMDIFEQLWVVDRLMRLGISRHFTSEIEQCMDYIYRRWTQKGLAHNAHCPTTDIDDTAMGFRLLRQHGYDVTPSVFKHFEKDGKFVCFPMETNHSSVTPMHNTYRASQFMFPGDDDVLARAGHYCHSFLQERQASNKLYDKWIIAKDLPGEVEYTLNFPWKASLPRIETRTYLDQYGGNTDVWIGKVLYRMKLVSNDLYLKMAKADFREYQRLSRLEWNVLRKWYFRNHLQRYGGTPKSALTAYFLASANIFEPSRAAERLGWAHMAVLAEAVTSHFRHTGGPKDSTENLEDLIDLVSFDDASGALHEAWKQWLMAWTAKESRGSIEGDTAMLLVRTVEICSGRHVTAEQNLNLWDYSQLEQLTTSICRKLATIALANGEKQNGASMENKEDLHRQVNLEMQELSWRVHQDCHGINIETRKTFLNVVKSFYYSAHCSPETVDSHIAKVIFQDVM from the exons ATGCAACAGATGATCGATGCCATAAGAATGGAGCTGGAGTTATTGGGTGAGGGTGAAACGTCGACGAATATTTCTGCCTATGACACGGCATTTGTCGCTCTTGTCAAGAACCTTGAGGGAGGTGATGGACCACAATTCCCCTCATGCATCGACTGGATTGTTCAAAATCAACTACCGGATGGTTCATGGGGTGACCCCGCTTTCTTTATGGTCCAAGATCGGATGATCAGCACCCTGGCATGTGTGGTGGCAGTGAAGTCTTGGAAAATCGACAACGCCAACTTGTGTGATAGAG GTGTGTCATTTATCCAAGAAAATATGAGCAGGTTGGTAGAAGAGGAACAGGATTGGATGCCATCCGGCTTCGAGATTAACTTCCCAGCACTCCTAGACATGGCCAAGGACCTAAATTTGGACATCCCTTATAATCACCCTGTTTTGGAAGAGATATATGCCAAGAGAAATCTAAAGCTCTCGAA GATCCCTCTGGAACTACTACACGCCACACCAACTACCCTACTTTTCAGCTTGGAGGGAATGACAGACTTGCAGTTGGACTGGGAAAAGCTTCTCAAGTTGCAGTGTCCGGACGGCTCCTTCCACTCCTCGCCTGCTGCCACAGCTGCTGCCCTCAATCACACCGGTGACAAGGGATGCCTTGCATTTCTGGAGAGGCTCGTCAAGAAGTTCGATGGGGGAG TGCCATGTACCCACGCGATGGATATTTTTGAGCAGTTATGGGTGGTCGATCGGCTGATGCGTCTGGGGATATCAAGGCACTTCACAAGTGAAATTGAGCAGTGCATGGATTATATTTACAG GCGGTGGACTCAAAAGGGACTGGCTCATAATGCGCACTGCCCAACCACGGATATTGATGACACGGCCATGGGTTTCCGTCTCCTCCGTCAGCATGGCTATGATGTCACTCCAT CCGTGTTTAAGCACTTTGAGAAGGACGGCAAGTTTGTATGCTTCCCCATGGAGACCAACCACTCATCTGTCACCCCAATGCACAACACTTATCGTGCATCTCAATTTATGTTCCCCGGTGACGACGATGTCCTAGCACGGGCCGGGCACTATTGCCATTCATTCCTCCAAGAGAGACAAGCCTCCAACAAACTGTACGACAAGTGGATCATCGCCAAGGACCTGCCGGGTGAG GTTGAGTACACACTGAACTTCCCCTGGAAAGCAAGTTTGCCTCGAATTGAAACAAGGACGTATCTGGATCAGTATGGAGGCAACACCGATGTTTGGATAGGCAAGGTCCTCTATAG AATGAAACTTGTGAGCAATGACTTGTACCTTAAAATGGCAAAAGCTGATTTCAGGGAATATCAAAGACTCTCCCGACTTGAGTGGAATGTCCTCAGAAA GTGGTATTTCAGGAACCATCTGCAGAGGTATGGTGGCACTCCAAAGAGTGCGCTCACGGCTTACTTCTTAGCTTCAGCAAACATCTTCGAACCTAGCCGAGCAGCAGAGCGTCTAGGATGGGCTCACATGGCGGTGCTTGCCGAGGCGGTGACCTCTCACTTTCGACACACTGG GGGACCAAAAGACTCAACAGAGAATCTTGAAGACCTTATTGACCTTGTCTCGTTTGACGACGCTTCTGGTGCTCTTCATGAAGCT TGGAAGCAGTGGCTCATGGCATGGACCGCAAAGGAGAGCCGTGGATCCATTGAAGGGGATACAGCAATGTTGTTGGTTCGCACAGTGGAGATCTGCTCAGGAAGGCATGTTACGGCCGAGCAAAACCTCAACCTTTGGGATTATTCCCAGCTGGAGCAGCTCACCACTTCCATCTGCCGCAAGCTTGCCACAATAGCTCTTGC CAATGGGGAAAAACAGAATGGGGCAAGTATGGAGAACAAAGAGGACTTACACCGGCAAGTGAACTTGGAGATGCAAGAACTATCTTGGCGTGTTCATCAGGATTGCCATGGCATCAACATAGAGACCAGGAAGACATTTCTCAATGTGGTGAAAAGCTTCTATTACTCAGCTCATTGTTCACCTGAAACAGTCGATAGCCACATCGCAAAGGTCATATTCCAGGATGTCATGTAG